In one Solanum dulcamara chromosome 1, daSolDulc1.2, whole genome shotgun sequence genomic region, the following are encoded:
- the LOC129896632 gene encoding protein ABA AND ROS SENSITIVE 1, which translates to MDKRALYRAKLKEQKQKRIDSPLVRFNEHDQPVCRVCNVVLKSESQWPGHQASRKHHEAINNLKANAAAAKNPNNVKSEPPKELPKTKPEISEGVSRKELEPSAAISKPRASSMLPPNFFDQQETKRPKIEKDSARLGDHVSNRDPAVSDHTEEVEPFLARSSIQGLSTSKNAETRSTENQRSGENGPMSKVSSGSDANPVKGALPAGFFDNKDADLRARGITPVKPDVKDEYKEFEKLIQEDLKEVDNRLEEEEIDAAEMIEEEVSVEQRGYRERLEMLRRKKMEAKAAKSSLGSKESKVANKESSDDESSSDGDSDENLTVDWRAKHL; encoded by the exons ATGGACAAGAGAGCATTATACCGGGCAAAGCTGAAGGAACAGAAGCAGAAGCGAATTGATTCCCCTCTTGTAAG GTTCAATGAGCATGATCAGCCTGTATGTAGAGTTTGTAATGTTGTTCTGAAATCTGAATCTCAATGGCCTGGACATCAAGCTTCTCGTAAACATCATGAG gcaataaataatctcaaagcTAATGCTGCTGCAGCGAAAAACCCAAACAATGTAAAAAGCGAGCCTCCAAAGGAGCTGCCTAAAACTAAGCCTGAAATTTCTGAGGGTGTAAGCCGTAAAGAACTTGAACCTTCTGCTGCAATATCCAAACCTCGTGCATCATCTATGCTTCCTCCCAATTTTTTTGACCAGCAAGAGACAAAGAGGCCAAAAATTG AGAAAGATTCAGCTAGGTTGGGAGACCATGTATCGAACAGAGATCCTGCAGTTTCAGATCACACTGAAGAGGTTGAACCGTTTTTGGCAAGGTCTAGCATTCAGGGCCTATCTACTTCCAAGAATGCTGAGACTAGAAGCACGGAAAATCAGCGATCTGGTGAAAATGGACCGATGTCAAAAGTGAGTTCTGGTTCAGACGCCAATCCGGTCAAAGGAGCTCTCCCTGCAGGTTTCTTTGACAACAAAGATGCCGACTTACGTGCTCGTGGTATTACACCGGTCAAACCAGATGTCAA GGATGAGTACAAAGAATTTGAGAAGTTAATCCAAGAAGACTTAAAAGAGGTCGACAACCGTTTAGAAGAAGAGGAG ATTGATGCTGCAGAAATGATTGAAGAGGAAGTATCTGTCGAACAGAG GGGCTATAGGGAAAGACTGGAGATGTTGAGAAGGAAGAAGATGGAAGCTAAGGCTGCTAAGTCTTCGCTAGGCAGCAAAGAAAGTAAGGTTGCAAATAAGGAGTCTAGTGATGACGAATCATCAAGTGATGGTGACAGTGATGAGAATCTTACTGTGGACTGGAGGGCTAAACATTTGTGA